In Gossypium hirsutum isolate 1008001.06 chromosome D06, Gossypium_hirsutum_v2.1, whole genome shotgun sequence, one genomic interval encodes:
- the LOC121218314 gene encoding formin-like protein 13 isoform X3 codes for MTYFASYLSATKKGETFFGVLHKQGFWSKDMGLFSKLFYKKPPDRLLEICEGVYVFDYCFTIDAWEEENYKVYIEGIVTNLQEHFPDASFLVFNFREGETQSSIAELLSKYDMTIMDYPRHYEGCPLIAMEVVHHFLRSCESWLSLGQHNFLLMHCERGGWPVLVFVLAALLLYRKQYSGEQKTLDMIYRQAPREVLQLFSPLNPVPSQLRYLQYVCRRNVGSEWPPLDRALTLDCIILRCIPDIDGYGGCRPIFRIYGQDPFLADDKTPKVLYSTPKRSKSVRYYKQKECSLVKIDINCHIQGDVVVECINLNDDMEREGMIFRAVFNTAFIRSNILMLNRDEIDTLWDTKELFPKEFTAEILFSEMDAATSVISLDFSGFEEKGGLPMEAFAKVHEIFSNVDWLDPRADVAFNMLQQMGASDIVQEMTDSPRSATKGLQETMLTVVLPSSPRSPRSMSMKILSAPSKKSSLDSGASKEAKPEVSGMEPFSRSDVKHQHSNQSTANLHDSKSSISQVDHLTAAAAVVNDSQVVSHTPKVDENISVSPQTSQCVPAQPPPTSSTTKALPHPPPPPPLPSSLSSASEPAKPSLAMEAGTYLHEKDQTALPEDQSLKASSCTYSPATTSASTVRPPLTPPNKEIPAFRMIPPAPPPPPPTPPSKGNGVSCKTSPSLEENIALSAMAPVASALSPLNKIEAVRDGPLAVPPPPPPPPPSIRAIPPAPRPPPTPPTKVSGIHLEASPSLEENLRATTPATPIPPPPPSPAPIRARSPVTPPPPPPPPMPLLKVNSASKSAPPPPPLHARQVASSVPPPPLPPTPALASKSQVPAAPPPPAPFGKKTNGNFPEPQAVGRSGSSAPGRPPFTSPTNSKNRLLSRTISSKSHQTKKLKPLHWLKLPRAVQGSLWAEAQKLGEASKALEIDMSELENLFSAAAPNTGRGGKSNSHTAHAPKSEKVTLIDHRRAYNCEIMLSKVKVPLPDLMSSVLALDESALDVDQVDNLIKVCPTKEEMELLKGYTGENEKLGKCEQFFLELMKIPRVESKLRVFSFKKQFRSQDLGLYSRFPTSDITLTL; via the exons ATGACATATTTTGCCTCTTACTTGTCAGCTACAAAGAAAGGTGAAACCTTTTTTGGTGTATTGCATAAACAAG GATTCTGGAGCAAAGACATGGGATTGTTTAGCAAACTGTTTTACAAGAAGCCGCCTGATAGGCTTCTGGAAATCTGTGAAGGTGTCTACG TTTTTGATTACTGCTTTACCATTGATGCTTGGGAAGAAGAGAACTACAAAGTCTACATAGAGGGAATAGTTACTAATCTTCAAGAACACTTCCCCGATGCTTCGTTCTTGGTCTTCAATTTTCGCGAAGGAGAAACACAAAGCTCGATTGCTGAATTACTGTCCAAGTATGATATGACAATAATGGATTACCCACGTCACTACGAAGGGTGTCCGTTAATTGCAATGGAGGTGGTCCACCATTTTCTGAGATCGTGCGAAAGCTGGCTCTCACTCGGTCAGCATAATTTTTTACTAATGCATTGCGAAAGGGGCGGTTGGCCTGTATTGGTCTTTGTGTTGGCTGCATTGCTGTTATATAGGAAGCAGTACAGTGGAGAGCAGAAGACGTTGGACATGATATACAGGCAAGCTCCTCGTGAGGTTTTGCAGTTGTTTTCACCCCTGAATCCGGTGCCTTCACAATTGAGGTATCTACAGTATGTCTGTAGGAGAAATGTGGGGTCAGAATGGCCTCCTTTGGATCGAGCTCTCACCTTGGATTGTATCATTCTTCGATGCATTCCTGATATTGATGGATATGGAGGTTGCCGTCCAATATTTAGAATATATGGGCAGGATCCTTTTCTTGCAGATGATAAAACCCCAAAAGTTTTGTACTCAACCCCCAAAAGAAGCAAATCTGTAAGGTATTATAAGCAG AAAGAGTGCAGCCTTGTTAAAATTGACATAAATTGCCATATTCAAGGTGATGTTGTGGTTGAGTGTATCAACTTGAATGATGACATGGAAAGAGAGGGGATGATATTCAGAGCTGTGTTTAACACAGCATTTATTAGATCAAACATTTTGATGCTCAATCGTGATGAAATTGATACATTGTGGGATACTAAAGAGCTGTTTCCAAAAGAATTTACAGCTGAG ATTCTTTTCTCAGAAATGGATGCTGCTACATCTGTTATTTCCCTGGATTTTTCTGGCTTTGAAGAAAAAGGAGGTCTTCCTATGGAAGCATTCGCCAAAGTTCATGAAATCTTTAGTAATGTTGACTGGTTGGATCCTCGGGCAGATGTTGCATTTAACATGCTTCAACAAATGGGTGCATCGGATATCGTCCAAGAAATGACTGACAGTCCCAGATCAGCTACTAAAGGTCTTCAGGAAACAATGCTCACAGTTGTATTACCAAGTAGCCCAAGGAGTCCCAGATCTATGAGTATGAAGATTCTATCTGCACCCTCAAAAAAGTCATCTCTTGATTCTGGTGCAAGTAAGGAGGCTAAACCCGAAGTATCTGGCATGGAGCCATTCAGTCGGTCCGATGTCAAGCATCAACACAGTAATCAGTCTACTGCAAACTTGCATGATTCCAAATCATCCATTAGTCAGGTTGATCACTTAACTGCAGCTGCTGCTGTAGTAAATGATTCTCAGGTCGTATCACATACACCAAAAGTGGATGAAAACATTTCAGTTTCACCACAAACATCTCAGTGTGTTCCAGCTCAACCTCCCCCAACTTCTAGTACAACAAAAGCTCTTCCTCACCCTCCACCACCTCCACCTTTGCCAAGTTCTCTTTCCTCAGCATCAGAACCTGCTAAGCCATCACTTGCCATGGAAGCTGGAACTTACTTACATGAAAAAGATCAGACTGCATTACCTGAAGATCAGTCTTTGAAGGCTTCCTCTTGTACATACTCTCCAGCTACTACATCAGCTTCAACTGTGAGACCTCCTTTAACACCACCTAACAAGGAGATCCCAGCTTTTAGAATGATCCCTCCTGCTCCGCCTCCACCTCCTCCAACACCACCTTCAAAAGGCAATGGCGTATCTTGTAAAACATCTCCATCTTTGGAGGAAAATATAGCTCTGAGTGCTATGGCTCCAGTGGCATCTGCTTTATCTCCTTTGAATAAAATTGAAGCTGTTAGAGATGGACCTCTTGCAGTTCCTCCCCCTCCCCCTCCCCCTCCTCCATCTATTAGAGCCATCCCTCCTGCCCCTCGACCTCCTCCAACACCACCTACAAAAGTGAGTGGCATACATCTGGAAGCATCTCCATCTTTGGAGGAAAATTTGAGGGCCACAACTCCAGCCACACCTATACCTCCACCTCCCCCTTCTCCTGCACCTATTAGAGCTCGATCTCCTGTAACCCCTCCACCGCCACCTCCTCCTCCAATGCCACTTTTGAAGGTAAATTCAGCATCTAAATCTGCACCTCCACCACCTCCTCTTCATGCCAGGCAAGTGGCATCATCAGTACCGCCGCCGCCGCTGCCACCCACCCCTGCCTTGGCATCAAAATCTCAAGTTCCTGCTGCCCCACCACCCCCTGCTCCTTTTGGTAAAAAGACAAATGGCAATTTTCCTGAACCTCAAGCGGTAGGTAGAAGTGGATCTTCTGCTCCTGGACGACCACCTTTTACTTCTCCTACAAATTCAAAAAACAGACTTCTTTCACGTACTATTAGTTCAAAGAGTCATCAGACAAAGAAATTAAAGCCTTTGCATTGGTTGAAGTTACCTAGAGCCGTGCAGGGAAGCCTCTGGGCTGAAGCACAAAAATTGGGTGAAGCTTCCAA AGCTCTAGAGATTGACATGTCAGAGCTTGAGAATCTTTTCTCAGCGGCTGCTCCTAATACGGGTCGTGGTGGTAAATCAAATTCGCATACTGCACATGCACCAAAATCTGAGAAAGTGACATTG ATTGACCACAGACGAGCATATAATTGCGAAATTATGCTTTCAAAAGTGAAGGTGCCCTTGCCTGACCTAATG AGTTCAGTGCTTGCCTTGGATGAATCAGCATTAGATGTTGACCAGGTTGATAACCTCATAAAAGTTTGCCCTACCAAAGAGGAGATGGAATTACTAAAG GGCTACACTGGAGAAAATGAAAAGTTAGGGAAATGTGAACAG TTCTTCTTGGAGCTAATGAAAATTCCCAGAGTAGAGTCCAAGCTCAGGGTGTTCTCTTTTAAGAAACAATTTCGCTCCCAG GACCTTGGATTGTACTCTAGGTTTCCGACCTCAGACATAACCTTAACATTGTAA